Genomic DNA from Garra rufa chromosome 22, GarRuf1.0, whole genome shotgun sequence:
GAAAGAGAGCGGTATCCATACCTTATGAAAAATGCATGAGCTGAGATATGGActtggttttgttttgtgttctgAGAGAGCCGCATGCTCGGGGCTAAGACCAGGCCACTTTGACTTTTCCTCTTTGAGTCTGCGTTGCCCTATGATGTGCTGCTAATATGGGGCCTCTTTTGAGGGCCCAAAGCGTCTGCTAGACATCATGTGATCTTATAAAAGTCTTCTGCTTTTCCATCCTCAGATACTcctttttttgttctttaataACTCTGTTCAAAGAACAAGCCGTTTCCTTAATTTTCTTTTGTCTCTCAGGCACGAGATGGCGTCATGTACGATCAAACCAGTGGACCGTATACTGTGTGCAACAACATTTTGACACGTTTCATTCATTCAAGATTTCTGAAggttttaaaaaaagtcttaaagaGTCTTAGTTTACCCCTTTGACAAATTACAGCCTTGAAaggacttttttttataaaatcatggCATTAAATGTTGTATGTATGTACTGCAAAAAAGTTAATATCCttgtcagtatttttgtcttgttttctaaaacaaataccaaaacatgctaaaatcatcttaaaacttTTGCTTAAGATACAAaattaattagtttaaaatatgtgaccccggaccacaaaacgtcttaagtagcgtgggtatatttgtaacaatagtcaaaaatagatttttcttttttgccaaaaatcattaggatattaagtaaagatcatgttttctgaagatattttgtaaattttctaccataaatacatcaaaacttaatttattattaataatatgctttgctaagagcttcatttggacagatttaaaggcaattttctcagtattttgattttttttttttttttcaaccctcagattccagatttttaagtagtcggccaaatattgtcatatcctaacaaaccatacatcagtggaaagctttattcagcttttcaggtgatgtataaatcttaatttaaaaaaattaacacttatgactggttttgtggtcacgtATGAACAAATATCTGAAAATGgggtttgaaaactttttttttaatcacaaattcaaaaattttgatgcgagacaaaaatactgaggaagaacTTTTGTGCTGTGTCATCAGAAGGTACCTTAAAAGTTATTTCCATCTAGTTAAGTTATTTTGAAGTGCTTCTAAAACAACTCATAGTCTGTTCCATATTGACAGATTGTGCCCCCTCAAAAAGGTTTTAAACTCTTAAATTTACCTTCTACTTGCAGAAACCCTATCATTGTATGGCGTCCATACTATACAAATGTCATTTGTTTGATTTTAATCAAATTTTCCTTTATTTCCAGTTGTAGAGAAGGGAAAGGTGCTGATAAAATACAGTTTGCTTGGTCAACAGTGCTAAAAGAGACAAATAGCCCTAACTAAGTGAGGCTAAACAATAAAGCAAGCATCACAAATACATTCAGCGTGACAGATCCACAGGTCAGACATAGTCGCTGCATGGACAGGCCGTGCTGTTGACACATTGGGAGAGGTGGTTGTGTGATTTGGATCTTCATTTGTTGTCAGTCACACGTCGCAGGGAGCCCATGGTAGGACTTGGACTGCCCCACTCAACGTACCTCCTGTACTCGCCAGGGCGCAGGAAGAACTGGCGGCCAGTGTAGTTGGGGTGCTCGTGGAGGATCCAGTAGCCCTCCATGACGTTGGCTGAAGAGACGTCTCCGTTGTGGAATCGCTGGCGTAGATCAGGGCAGTCTTCATTCAGCTCCATGGCCTGGCCACCAAAATCAGAGCGCTCAAAGATCTTCATCCTGTAGTTACCAGTGTACTGGGGAAGAAACAATCAGTgttatataaaaagaaaaacttCCCTCCAAAAATGTAAAGCCTTGCTTTGATTTGTCAGCCTGGCATGGCAACACTGGATCAGCCAATAGCATGAGTTTTGGTCGACCAATGGCAGACAAGGTGAATGTTTGGGgaaacttgtttgtttttatatcatATAAACATACCAAACTTTaaagacaaaagaataaaaaacagaaaaggaAAAAATACTCATAGAATAGTAATCTAACCTACTTATTAATAAAACTCTTAACTTGTTGATGCAAagtgaaaaaaaattttttatcacagtaaatactttttaaataatgCTGTTTTCTACTTCTAAAGACTCACAGGAGGAACCAAGCGGCAGGAACGAATGCAGTCGTTGAATCCAGCCCAGTGCTGGAAATCAGGGTATTCACCCTTGGAAAGCATGTACTGGTATCCAGCATAGTTGGGCTTCTCGTAGGCCACCCAGCTTCCACTGTCTACTCGGATAGAGTTGCAGCGAGAAAAGTGGGCCTGCATGTCACTGCAGTCTCCAGTGCACTCATAGTGACGGCCCTGGAAGTTTTTCTCTTCAAAGAAAGTAATCTGTCGGATGGATATAGTGGAAGAAAAATGCAGAATTACAGGTACACTTTAAGTTTGAAATTTCACTTtatggattttcatttttggatattttatgcacatatgtgaccttggatcacaaaaccagtcataagggtcaatttttggaaattggtATTTTATACATTGTCTGgaagctggataaataagcttttaattaaTGTATGGTTGCttgagataggacaatatttggtcgagatactactattttaaaatctggaatctgagggaaaatcacctgtaaagttgtccaaattaagttcttagcaatgcatattactaatcagaaattcagttttgatatatttatggaaaaAAATTtgccaaaaaaatcttcatggaacatgatctttacttgatattttggcatgaaagaaaaaattataattttgacccatacaatatatttttggctattttgctacaaatatacccatgctacttaggagtggttttgtggtctaggtttTGCATGAAGTGAAATAGTACAGTATATTAAATCATTCTGATTTATCTGTCATAACATAGTTGAGAATCATCTTTGTACAACGTTTggttaaaataaacctaaaaaCTGATtggtaaatgaaaaaataaaacattaattagACTTCCTCTACAAAGGTCATTAAGTAAAACATGAATAttttttctaaatgttttttctCCATTTGTTTCTTATGCTTCAACCAATGTAATGACAA
This window encodes:
- the crygmx gene encoding crystallin, gamma MX, yielding MVWSAPRTVTMGKITFFEEKNFQGRHYECTGDCSDMQAHFSRCNSIRVDSGSWVAYEKPNYAGYQYMLSKGEYPDFQHWAGFNDCIRSCRLVPPYTGNYRMKIFERSDFGGQAMELNEDCPDLRQRFHNGDVSSANVMEGYWILHEHPNYTGRQFFLRPGEYRRYVEWGSPSPTMGSLRRVTDNK